Proteins from a genomic interval of Rosa chinensis cultivar Old Blush chromosome 2, RchiOBHm-V2, whole genome shotgun sequence:
- the LOC112189906 gene encoding uncharacterized protein LOC112189906, whose amino-acid sequence MAGQFSSCVEYGLGLSKRILYGKEAAPATSAMSRSSSRSRPSEQGYYLPEAPMVYAAVSDPEIVDNPDIPSYQPYVYGRCEPPALIPLHMHGVALEIESYLDTAFVTVTGNWRVHCISTGKKCDCRVAVPMGEKGSLLGVEVDVAGSSYRTQLITTEGQPDSRKVAKDAYFLKRHIYTFKVPQVEGGSFISLKIRWSQKLLYHDGKFCLTVPFNFPAYVNPVGNKIMKGEKISFSVNMGAEAEVLCQTTSHPLKVVRRQSGRLSFSYEAQVAAWSSTDFSFSFTVNTKDVYGGVFLQSPTLRDFDDREMFCFYLIPRNSQTWKVFKKEVIFIIDISASMAGDPLENAKSAVLASLSNLNREDTFNIIAFNGEVHVFSSSMELATNEALLKAKNWVSAELIADGGTNMLLPLRQAMKLLAKTAETIPFIFLITDGAVEDERDICNMMKGYLTSGGSICPRISTFGIGLYCNHYFLQMLAQIGRGYYDAAYDGESIDYRVQRLFTRASSVTLANITVDAFEHLDSLELFPSNILDLSSGSPLIISGRYEGSFPPSVKVSGTLADMSNFAIDLKVQRSKDFPLDRVLAKRHIDMRTAHAWLLGSKELEEKVSKMSNLTGVPSEYTSMTLKQTDKGNKALELTRTQEVYKKVIQRTKSESNSQKDIILGSLGVGFGNLAATVENKAPASEEAKPSDVAGVLVKAASTCCTRLLDRICCMCFIRTCTHVNNQCAIFLTQLCAALCCCECLNCCFELFS is encoded by the exons atgGCCGGTCAATTCTCCAGCTGCGTCGAGTACGGCCTGGGGCTCTCCAAGCGGATACTCTACGGCAAGGAGGCGGCTCCGGCTACGTCGGCGATGTCGAGGTCGTCGTCCAGGTCGAGGCCGTCGGAGCAGGGGTACTACTTACCGGAGGCTCCGATGGTGTACGCGGCGGTGTCCGACCCGGAAATCGTGGACAATCCGGACATTCCGAGCTACCAGCCGTACGTCTACGGCCGGTGCGAGCCGCCGGCGTTGATACCTCTGCATATGCACGGCGTGGCTTTGGAGATTGAGAGCTATCTGGACACTGCGTTTGTGACGGTCACCGGAAATTGGCGCGTGCATTGTATTTCCACCGGAAAAAAGTGCGATTGCCGCGTGGCGGTGCCGATGGGCGAGAAG GGTTCACTTCTAGGTGTAGAGGTTGATGTCGCCGGAAGTTCGTATCGGACTCAACTGATCACCACAGAAGGCCAGCCGGATAGTCGGAAAGTAGCCAAAGACGCGTACTTTCTGAAACGTCACATATACACCTTCAAAGTCCCACAG GTTGAAGGAGGCTCTTTCATTTCGCTGAAAATCAGATGGTCTCAGAAATTGTTATATCACGATGGAAAGTTCTGCCTCACTGTGCCTTTTAATTTTCCAGCATATGTTAATCCTGTTGGGAATAAAATTATGAAAGGGGAGAAGATTTCGTTTAGTGTGAATATGGGTGCTGAAGCAGAAGTTTTATGCCAAACTACAAGCCATCCTCTTAAG GTGGTCAGGCGCCAAAGCGGTAGATTGAGCTTCTCATATGAAGCACAGGTAGCAGCATGGTCAAGTACAGACTTCAGCTTTTCATTTACC GTTAACACAAAGGATGTATATGGTGGTGTGTTCTTGCAATCTCCAACTCTTCGTGATTTTGATGACAGAGAGATGTTCTGCTTCTATTTGATCCCCAGGAATAGCCAGACTTGGAAG GTTTTCAAAAAGGAAGTTATATTTATCATTGATATAAGTGCAAGTATGGCGGGAGACCCTCTTGAGAATGCAAAGAGTGCAGTACTGGCATCGCTTTCTAATCTCAACCGGGAAGATACTTTCAACATAATAGCTTTCAATGGAGAGGTTCACGTATTCTCATCATCAATGGAGTTAGCAACAAATGAAGCATTACTGAAAGCTAAGAATTGGGTTAGCGCTGAACTTATTGCAGATGGTGGTACAAATATGTTACTTCCCCTAAGACAG GCTATGAAGTTGTTGGCCAAAACTGCTGAGACAATTCCTTTCATTTTCCTCATTACTGATGGGGCCGTCGAAGATGAAAGAGATATTTGCAATATGATGAAAGGATATCTGACAAGTGGGGGCTCAATATGTCCTCGAATATCTACTTTTGGCATAG GTTTATATTGTAATCATTACTTCCTGCAAATGCTAGCACAAATTGGCAGGGGGTATTATGATGCTGCTTATGATGGAG AGTCAATTGACTATAGAGTGCAAAGGCTATTCACAAGGGCATCATCAGTGACTCTTGCCAATATAACCGTGGACGCTTTTGAACATCTCGATTCGCTTGAG CTGTTTCCATCTAATATACTGGATCTTTCATCTGGAAGTCCATTGATCATATCTGGCAGATATGAGGGAAGCTTTCCTCCCTCCGTTAAAGTTAGCGGTACCTTGGCTGATATGAGCAACTTTGCCATAGACTTGAAAGTGCAGAGATCTAAGGATTTCCCACTTGATCGG GTGCTTGCGAAAAGGCATATTGACATGCGTACAGCTCATGCATGGTTGTTGGGAAGTAAAGAGCTTGAAGAGAAG GTCTCTAAAATGAGCAATCTAACCGGGGTCCCATCTGAGTACACTAGCATGACTCTGAAGCAGACTGATAAAGGAAATAAAGCACTGGAATTAACTCGGACACAAGAG GTCTACAAAAAAGTTATTCAGCGGACCAAGTCGGAGTCAAATAGCCAGAAGGATATAATCCTTGGAAGCCTGGGTGTTGGCTTTGGTAACCTGGCTGCAACAGTCGAGAATAAAGCACCCGCTAGCGAAGAAGCAAAGCCTTCTGATGTTGCAGGAGTCTTGGTTAAGGCTGCTTCCACCTGCTGTACTAGACTACTTGATCGCATCTGTTGCATGTGTTTCATTAGGACTTGTACCCACGTTAATAACCAGTGCGCAATTTTTCTCACACAACTCTGCGCTGCCCTTTGTTGTTGTGAGTGCTTAAATTGTTGCTTTGAACTATTTTCCTGA
- the LOC112190369 gene encoding proteasome subunit alpha type-6, translating to MSRGSGGGYDRHITIFSPEGRLFQVEYAFKAVKSAGITSIGVRGKDSVCVVTQKKVPDKLLDQTSVTHLFPITKFLGLLATGMTADARTLVSQARNEAADFRFKNGYEMPVDVLANWIANKSQVYTQHAYMRPLGVVAMVLGVDEETGPQLYKCDPAGHYFGHKATSAGLKEQEAINFLEKKMKNDPSFTYEETVQTAISALQSVLQEDFKATEIEVGVVRKENPVFRVLPTEEIDEHLTAISERD from the exons ATGAGTCGTGGTAGTGGTGGAGGATACGACCGTCATATCACGATCTTCTCACCCGAAGGTCGTCTTTTCCAAGTCG AATATGCGTTTAAGGCTGTCAAGTCTGCTGGGATTACCTCCATTGGTGTCCGAGGGAAGGATTCAGTATGTGTTGTGACTCAGAAGAAAGTCCCG GACAAACTTTTGGATCAGACGAGTGTAACCCATCTTTTTCCCATTACTAAGTTCCTAGGGTTGCTGGCTACTGGCATGACAG CTGATGCAAGGACTCTGGTATCACAAGCAAGGAATGAAGCAGCTGACTTCCGATTCAAAAATGGATATGAGATGCCTGTAGATGTATTGGCGAACTG GATTGCAAACAAATCACAAGTCTATACTCAACATGCTTATATGAGACCACTGGGAGTAG TTGCTATGGTGTTGGGTGTTGATGAAGAGACCGGACCTCAACTCTATAAGTGTGACCCAGCTGGTCATTACTTTGGTCATAAG GCCACAAGTGCTGGATTGAAAGAACAAGAGGCAATTAATTTCTtagagaagaaaatgaagaatgaCCCTTCCTTTACATACGAGGAGACTGTGCAG ACTGCCATTTCTGCGCTGCAATCAGTTCTGCAAGAGGATTTTAAGGCCACGGAAATTGAG GTTGGAGTGGTGAGAAAGGAGAATCCCGTTTTTAGAGTGTTGCCCACTGAAGAGATTGATGAGCACTTGACTGCCATAAGTGAGAGAGATTGA